In Callospermophilus lateralis isolate mCalLat2 chromosome 4, mCalLat2.hap1, whole genome shotgun sequence, one genomic interval encodes:
- the Rap1b gene encoding ras-related protein Rap-1b, whose product MREYKLVVLGSGGVGKSALTVQFVQGIFVEKYDPTIEDSYRKQVEVDAQQCMLEILDTAGTEQFTAMRDLYMKNGQGFALVYSITAQSTFNDLQDLREQILRVKDTDDVPMILVGNKCDLEDERVVGKEQGQNLARQWNNCAFLESSAKSKINVNEIFYDLVRQINRKTPVPGKARKKSSCQLL is encoded by the exons ATGCGTGAATATAAGCTAGTCGTTCTTGGCTCAGGAGGGGTTGGAAAGTCTGCTCTG acTGTACAATTTGTTCAAGGAatttttgttgaaaaatatgatccTACGATAGAAGATTCTTATAGAAAG caAGTTGAAGTAGATGCACAGCAATGTATGCTTGAAATCTTGGATACTGCAGGAACG GAACAATTTACAGCAATGAGGGATTTGTACATGAAAAATGGACAAGGCTTTGCTTTAGTTTATTCCATCACAGCACAGTCCACCTTTAATGAtttacaagatctgagagaacagATTCTTCGAGTTAAAGACACTGATGAT GTTCCCATGATTCTGGTTGGTAATAAGTGTGACTTGGAAGATGAAAGAGTTGTAGGAAAGGAACAAGGTCAAAATCTAGCAAGACAGTGGAACAACTGTGCATTCTTAGAATCTTctgcaaaatcaaaaataaatgttaatgag ATCTTTTATGACCTAGTGCGGCAAATTAACAGAAAAACTCCAGTGCCTGGGAAGGCCCGCAAAAAGTCATCGTGTCAGCTGCTTTAA